GGGAGCACGTCACCGAGCAGCCGCCCGCCGTCGATCACCAGGGTCTCACCGGTGATCCGACTCGCGGCGTCCGAGACGAGAACGGCGACCGTCGCGGCGACGGCCCGGGCGAGTCCGATACCCCGTGAGGCGCCGGTGACGACCGCGGTGCGGCCGGTGAGATCGAGTCCTGCCATGTCAGCTCACCGCTGCCGTGGCAACGTCGCGGTACTGCCGCAGTTCCTGTTTGGCGATGGCCCTCTTGTG
This portion of the Streptomyces sp. NBC_01750 genome encodes:
- a CDS encoding SDR family oxidoreductase, with the translated sequence MAGLDLTGRTAVVTGASRGIGLARAVAATVAVLVSDAASRITGETLVIDGGRLLGDVLPFRQGKGGRCRTAVGPRFPD